The Sulfolobus acidocaldarius DSM 639 genome has a window encoding:
- a CDS encoding TM1812 family CRISPR-associated protein — protein MKILLISIWTNLNNRENKYEIINERGEETEREVVESKPSLAEVKFLRESEEQVDMLVLLPSFLSAYLKTQDLPDSYVELKKRIQEEVLKRFQGIDVEVIPSSGTIDADGFMHIHDNSLGNFNFSVYYSVYNALTRYNPDTVLLDLSETTSYLTYYTSDAAKLAIQDYYITKRKADIPLIEFSTDFANKIITLKKSTIRNVDISDYLTSQEIKLAKGMPTLSKSELFAIGRALQLGFPLALLYLLNGIEELTKPEDFMQKIEESITVSKKEQEKEYLVSSGVRAYNTAPYYFMGYHFIEAYKVKSETGEYTLDDLLKLIDVYNEPARSLIKRELEILKRLAGLKDDGEYILDYLIRLGNSRVLDWLENVPIGESKIDCEISEYEMISHAGMGRYFTIVNRDKDGKIKISYAQECLKDITNWIKSLGKEGE, from the coding sequence ATGAAGATATTACTAATTTCAATATGGACAAATTTGAATAATAGAGAAAATAAATACGAGATAATTAATGAAAGAGGAGAGGAGACAGAACGTGAAGTTGTTGAGAGCAAACCATCACTAGCTGAGGTCAAATTCCTAAGGGAATCGGAAGAACAAGTAGACATGTTAGTTTTACTTCCCTCATTTTTATCTGCGTATCTAAAAACTCAAGACTTACCAGATTCTTATGTAGAACTTAAGAAACGTATACAGGAGGAGGTTTTAAAGAGATTTCAGGGGATTGATGTGGAGGTAATCCCTTCATCTGGAACTATTGACGCTGATGGCTTTATGCACATTCATGATAACAGTTTAGGCAATTTCAATTTCTCAGTATACTATTCTGTTTATAATGCATTGACTAGATACAATCCCGATACTGTATTACTAGACTTAAGTGAAACGACATCTTACCTCACTTATTACACGTCAGACGCTGCGAAACTAGCTATTCAAGATTATTATATAACCAAAAGAAAAGCTGATATTCCTCTAATTGAGTTCTCTACTGACTTCGCTAATAAAATAATTACTCTAAAAAAATCAACGATTAGGAATGTCGATATATCTGACTATTTGACATCGCAAGAGATAAAGTTAGCTAAAGGAATGCCAACTTTAAGTAAATCGGAGTTATTCGCTATAGGTAGAGCTTTACAGTTGGGGTTTCCATTGGCATTATTGTATCTTTTGAATGGTATAGAAGAATTGACTAAACCTGAGGACTTTATGCAAAAAATAGAAGAGAGTATTACCGTTTCCAAGAAGGAGCAGGAAAAAGAATATCTTGTAAGTTCTGGGGTCAGAGCATATAACACAGCTCCCTACTACTTTATGGGATACCACTTTATCGAAGCTTATAAGGTTAAATCGGAAACCGGTGAGTATACTTTAGACGATTTACTAAAGCTAATAGATGTATATAATGAGCCAGCCAGATCTCTGATTAAAAGGGAACTAGAAATATTGAAGAGATTAGCTGGACTTAAGGATGACGGTGAGTATATTCTTGATTACTTAATAAGATTAGGAAACAGCAGGGTACTAGATTGGTTAGAAAATGTACCGATTGGGGAAAGTAAAATAGATTGCGAGATTTCAGAATACGAGATGATATCTCATGCCGGTATGGGTAGATACTTTACTATAGTCAATAGGGATAAGGACGGTAAGATTAAGATAAGTTATGCACAGGAATGTTTAAAAGACATCACGAACTGGATAAAGAGTCTGGGTAAAGAGGGTGAGTAA
- a CDS encoding DUF2258 domain-containing protein, with protein MPTEEEKRDLERAEEYEHITARATVIGKNKIELSTGLIIAARYADKLRRVALVAFSRVAPKDVIVRDVAELNKKLYDIIVKEMKLNKLSVIRILVDAEYNERENKLEFDNIRVIRYLTEEECSNQLKQLNEKIKDLEKELQTYKEKIKKIEQLLSSS; from the coding sequence ATGCCAACTGAAGAGGAAAAAAGAGATTTAGAGAGAGCTGAAGAGTATGAACATATTACCGCAAGAGCTACTGTAATAGGAAAAAATAAGATAGAATTAAGCACGGGTCTTATAATAGCAGCAAGGTATGCAGATAAGTTAAGGAGGGTCGCTCTCGTAGCATTCAGTAGAGTTGCTCCTAAAGATGTAATTGTAAGGGACGTGGCTGAACTTAACAAGAAACTTTATGATATAATAGTTAAGGAGATGAAACTTAACAAGTTATCTGTGATAAGAATATTGGTTGACGCTGAATATAACGAGAGAGAGAACAAACTTGAATTTGATAACATTAGGGTAATTAGATATCTCACTGAAGAGGAATGTAGTAACCAGTTAAAGCAACTGAATGAAAAAATTAAAGATCTAGAGAAAGAACTCCAAACATATAAGGAAAAAATTAAAAAAATTGAACAACTGTTATCTTCTAGTTAA
- a CDS encoding helix-turn-helix domain-containing protein: MSKEMKVSFPGGKEVTMGDLISFIYGLPKSDIDVLQVLISQKRRMSSDEIADVLKVSKASINKSLNNLYDKGLILREKEEAGEEKKKGRPSYIYWVDGERLYEKLERDLETLASQIKKELEERMQSI, from the coding sequence ATGAGCAAAGAGATGAAGGTGTCTTTCCCAGGTGGAAAAGAAGTAACTATGGGTGACCTAATATCCTTTATCTACGGTTTACCTAAAAGTGATATTGATGTATTACAGGTTCTTATCTCACAAAAGAGAAGGATGAGTAGTGATGAAATTGCAGATGTATTGAAGGTCAGTAAGGCATCTATAAATAAATCACTTAATAACCTGTATGATAAAGGGTTAATTTTAAGAGAGAAAGAGGAAGCAGGAGAAGAGAAGAAGAAGGGAAGACCAAGTTATATATATTGGGTAGATGGAGAGAGGCTTTACGAGAAACTGGAGAGAGATTTAGAGACGTTAGCCTCTCAGATAAAGAAAGAGTTAGAGGAGAGAATGCAAAGTATCTAA
- a CDS encoding ABC transporter substrate-binding protein — protein MKISNLIPIVLIIVILVGISLTLIHINNTNQTQKLSSTNTTNNPEKPRIVSLAPSDTQILVSLGLGKDIVGMDIYSYQLLQTLNMTSMIPPNVTVITSVINLNITGIIALQPTVVVLEYGLSGSYIPQLENAGLKVLVTNSDYASNLENVINTISQIATFFNVTNQANQLIKWMNQSMVSYPQTNVSVAYFDWIDSDGTAYSIGNNVFINDLIDRAGGFNSFSNFTGYITVTPSQVLLADPHVIVAQEIYNYSYTIYLIHKYFNYTYAVKNNQVYVITGLATDVVDEPSILSVYAIPLFHDIITGVPVPHYISTNWFMTKLNITLPIFDQN, from the coding sequence ATGAAGATATCAAATTTAATCCCAATCGTTTTAATTATAGTTATTTTAGTTGGAATTTCCTTAACATTAATACATATCAACAATACAAACCAAACACAGAAATTGAGCAGTACTAATACAACAAATAACCCTGAAAAGCCACGAATAGTTAGTTTAGCACCATCAGATACCCAAATATTAGTCTCATTAGGTTTAGGAAAGGATATAGTAGGAATGGACATATATTCTTATCAATTACTCCAGACCTTGAATATGACTTCAATGATACCCCCTAATGTAACCGTGATAACCTCTGTTATCAACCTAAATATTACAGGGATTATAGCATTACAGCCCACTGTCGTTGTTTTAGAGTATGGACTAAGTGGAAGCTATATCCCCCAGCTGGAGAATGCAGGTTTGAAAGTACTCGTGACAAACAGTGACTATGCCTCGAACTTGGAAAACGTGATCAACACCATTTCTCAAATAGCAACTTTCTTCAATGTCACAAATCAGGCAAATCAGTTAATTAAGTGGATGAACCAAAGCATGGTGAGCTACCCACAAACAAATGTGTCTGTTGCATATTTTGACTGGATAGATAGTGATGGAACAGCTTACAGCATAGGTAATAACGTGTTCATTAATGATTTAATAGACAGGGCTGGTGGATTCAACTCATTTTCTAACTTTACAGGATATATTACAGTTACACCATCTCAAGTTTTACTTGCCGATCCACATGTAATAGTTGCACAGGAAATTTACAATTATTCCTATACCATTTACTTAATACACAAATATTTTAACTACACATATGCTGTCAAAAATAATCAAGTATACGTCATAACCGGTCTGGCTACTGATGTTGTTGACGAGCCATCCATCTTATCTGTTTATGCTATTCCCTTATTTCATGATATAATAACTGGTGTACCTGTACCACATTACATCAGCACCAACTGGTTTATGACTAAATTAAATATAACGTTGCCAATTTTTGACCAAAATTAA